One stretch of Pseudomonas fluorescens Q2-87 DNA includes these proteins:
- a CDS encoding sulfate ABC transporter substrate-binding protein, with protein sequence MKNFFGASLLAAGLTFGSLAHAAPTLLNVSYDVMRDFYKDYNAAFQKHWQAEHNENITVQMSFGGSSKQARSVIDGLPADVITMNMATDINALADNGKLVPENWVTRLPNNSAPFTSATVFIVRKGNPKALKDWPDLLKDGVQVIVPNPKTSGNGRYTYLSAWGYVLKNGGDENKAKAFVGKLFKQAPVLDTGGRAATTTFMTNQIGDVLVTFENEAEMIAREFGRDQFEVIYPSVSAEAEPPVSVVDKVVEKKGSREAAEAYLKYLWSPEGQEIAAANYLRPRDPAVLAKYTDRFPKVDFLSVEKTFGDWRTVQKTHFNDGGVFDQIYSGQ encoded by the coding sequence GTGAAGAACTTCTTTGGCGCCTCCCTTCTGGCCGCTGGCCTGACCTTCGGCAGCCTGGCCCACGCCGCCCCGACCCTGCTCAACGTTTCCTACGACGTGATGCGCGATTTCTACAAGGATTACAACGCCGCCTTCCAGAAACACTGGCAGGCCGAGCACAACGAAAACATCACGGTGCAGATGTCCTTCGGCGGCTCCAGCAAGCAGGCGCGTTCGGTGATCGACGGGTTGCCGGCGGATGTCATCACCATGAACATGGCCACCGATATCAACGCCCTGGCGGACAACGGCAAGCTGGTGCCGGAGAACTGGGTCACCCGCCTGCCGAACAACAGCGCTCCATTCACCTCGGCCACGGTATTCATCGTGCGCAAGGGCAACCCGAAGGCACTGAAGGACTGGCCCGACTTGCTCAAGGACGGCGTTCAGGTGATCGTGCCGAACCCGAAAACCTCCGGTAACGGCCGCTACACCTACCTGTCGGCCTGGGGTTATGTGCTGAAGAACGGCGGAGACGAGAACAAAGCCAAGGCCTTCGTCGGCAAACTGTTCAAGCAGGCTCCGGTGCTGGACACCGGTGGTCGTGCCGCGACGACCACGTTCATGACCAACCAGATCGGCGACGTGCTGGTGACCTTTGAAAACGAAGCCGAAATGATCGCCCGCGAGTTCGGCCGCGACCAGTTCGAAGTGATCTACCCAAGCGTTTCCGCCGAAGCCGAGCCACCGGTGAGCGTGGTCGATAAAGTCGTTGAGAAAAAAGGCTCCCGCGAAGCTGCCGAGGCCTACCTCAAATACCTGTGGTCGCCTGAAGGCCAGGAAATCGCCGCCGCCAACTACCTGCGCCCACGGGACCCGGCCGTACTGGCCAAATACACCGACCGTTTCCCGAAAGTGGATTTCCTCTCGGTGGAAAAAACCTTCGGCGACTGGCGCACGGTGCAGAAGACCCACTTCAATGACGGTGGGGTTTTCGACCAGATCTATAGCGGGCAGTAA
- the gcl gene encoding glyoxylate carboligase — MSKMRTIEAAVLVMRREGVDTAFGIPGAAINPLYSALQKVGGIDHVLARHVEGASHMAEGYTRTKAGNIGVCIGTSGPAGTDMVTGLYSASADSIPILCITGQAPRARMHKEDFQAVDITSIVKPVTKWATTVLEPGQVPYAFQKAFYEMRSGRPGPVLIDLPFDVQMAEIEFDIEAYQPLPLAKPTANRVQIEKALTMLNQAERPLLVAGGGIINADASDLLVEFAELTGIPVIPTLMGWGTIPDDHPLMVGMVGLQTSHRYGNATLLKSDVVLGVGNRWANRHTGSVDVYTEGRTFIHVDIEPTQIGRVFTPDLGIVSDAASALTVFIEVAREWQAAGKLKNRSAWLQDCQQRKASLQRKTHFDNVPVKPQRVYEEMNQVFGKDTCYVSTIGLSQIAGAQFLHVYKPRHWINCGQAGPLGWTIPAALGVVKADPSRKVVALSGDYDFQFMIEELAVGAQFKLPYIHVVVNNSYLGLIRQAQRGFDMDYCVQLSFDNLNAPELNGYGVDHVAVAEGLGCKALRVFEPSGIQPALRKAQEMIEAFKVPVIVEIILERVTNISMGTEINAVNEFEDLALVGNDAPTAISLLD; from the coding sequence ATGAGCAAAATGAGAACAATCGAAGCCGCCGTCCTGGTGATGCGCCGTGAAGGCGTGGACACCGCCTTCGGCATTCCGGGCGCTGCGATCAACCCGCTTTACAGCGCCCTGCAAAAGGTTGGCGGCATCGATCATGTCCTCGCTCGCCACGTTGAAGGCGCCTCGCACATGGCCGAGGGCTACACCCGGACCAAGGCCGGTAACATCGGCGTTTGCATCGGTACCTCGGGGCCGGCCGGCACCGACATGGTGACCGGGCTCTACAGCGCCTCGGCCGATTCGATCCCGATCCTGTGCATCACCGGGCAAGCCCCCCGCGCCCGTATGCACAAGGAAGATTTCCAGGCTGTGGATATCACCAGCATCGTCAAACCGGTCACCAAGTGGGCGACCACCGTGCTGGAGCCGGGCCAGGTGCCCTACGCGTTCCAGAAAGCGTTTTATGAGATGCGCTCCGGGCGTCCGGGCCCGGTGCTGATCGACCTGCCGTTCGACGTGCAGATGGCCGAAATCGAATTCGACATCGAGGCCTACCAACCGCTGCCCCTGGCTAAACCCACCGCCAATCGCGTGCAGATCGAAAAAGCCCTGACGATGCTCAATCAGGCCGAGCGCCCGTTGCTGGTGGCCGGCGGTGGCATCATCAACGCCGATGCAAGCGACCTGCTGGTGGAGTTTGCCGAACTGACCGGCATTCCGGTCATTCCGACGCTGATGGGTTGGGGCACGATTCCGGACGACCACCCATTGATGGTCGGCATGGTCGGCCTGCAAACGTCCCACCGCTACGGCAACGCCACGCTGCTCAAGTCGGATGTGGTGCTGGGTGTCGGCAACCGTTGGGCCAACCGGCACACCGGCTCGGTGGATGTCTACACCGAAGGCCGTACCTTTATCCATGTGGACATCGAGCCGACCCAGATCGGTCGCGTGTTCACGCCTGACCTGGGCATCGTTTCCGACGCCGCCTCGGCCCTGACCGTATTCATTGAAGTGGCCCGCGAATGGCAAGCCGCCGGCAAACTGAAGAACCGCAGCGCCTGGCTGCAAGATTGCCAGCAGCGCAAGGCCAGCCTGCAGCGCAAGACCCATTTCGACAACGTGCCGGTCAAGCCACAACGCGTGTACGAGGAAATGAACCAGGTATTCGGCAAGGACACCTGCTACGTCAGCACCATCGGCCTGTCGCAGATCGCCGGGGCGCAGTTCCTGCACGTCTACAAACCACGGCATTGGATCAACTGCGGCCAGGCCGGTCCCTTGGGCTGGACCATCCCCGCCGCCCTGGGGGTGGTGAAGGCCGATCCGAGCCGCAAGGTCGTGGCGCTGTCGGGCGACTATGACTTCCAGTTCATGATCGAAGAGCTGGCGGTAGGCGCGCAATTCAAGCTGCCGTACATCCACGTCGTGGTGAACAACTCCTACCTGGGCCTGATCCGCCAGGCCCAGCGTGGGTTCGACATGGATTACTGCGTGCAACTGTCATTCGACAACCTCAACGCGCCGGAGCTCAACGGTTATGGCGTGGACCACGTTGCCGTCGCCGAAGGCCTGGGTTGCAAGGCGTTGCGGGTATTCGAACCGTCCGGGATTCAGCCTGCGCTGCGCAAGGCCCAGGAGATGATCGAGGCGTTCAAGGTGCCGGTGATCGTCGAGATCATCCTGGAGCGAGTGACCAATATTTCCATGGGCACCGAGATCAACGCGGTCAACGAATTCGAAGACCTGGCGCTGGTGGGCAACGATGCGCCGACGGCAATTTCATTACTCGACTGA
- a CDS encoding urea transporter — translation MPNHFSNTHCPDWATALLNGFSQIFLQRHPLCGLLCMLAILFTAPSLFGGALLGGVAGLLTAQRRGYAKADRQAGLFSYNGILLGLLLSLTLPWSALLPPLIIASGGLSAMLTHQWLKRTRGHRCLPAYTAPFVGLAWLLMSFTSPQSPPISIEMTIPNLLAAHLSGLGQVMFLGHPVAGALIATGLLLANRRAAGWALFGSVVGLVFTLSQHENAAALSGLGGYNCVLVALAISRQHRQPWLPLLGILLAVMLTPGFTVLGLPPLTAPFILACWLIQATGRAWHQASLDSAPCAPRGNHPRLR, via the coding sequence ATGCCCAACCATTTTTCCAACACCCACTGCCCCGACTGGGCCACTGCCCTGCTCAACGGCTTCAGCCAGATCTTCCTCCAGCGTCATCCACTGTGCGGCCTGCTGTGTATGCTGGCGATTCTGTTCACCGCGCCCAGCCTGTTCGGCGGTGCGTTGCTGGGCGGCGTGGCCGGGCTGCTCACGGCCCAGCGCCGCGGTTATGCAAAGGCTGATCGACAAGCCGGCTTGTTCAGTTACAACGGCATCCTGCTGGGGTTGCTGTTGAGCCTTACCTTGCCCTGGTCAGCGTTGCTGCCGCCATTGATCATCGCCAGCGGCGGCCTCAGTGCGATGTTGACCCATCAATGGCTCAAGCGCACCCGAGGCCATCGATGCCTGCCCGCCTACACCGCGCCCTTTGTAGGGTTGGCTTGGCTGCTGATGAGTTTTACCTCGCCGCAGTCCCCACCCATCTCGATTGAAATGACGATACCCAACCTGCTGGCCGCTCATTTGAGCGGGCTGGGCCAGGTCATGTTTCTCGGCCACCCAGTGGCCGGTGCGCTGATCGCCACAGGCCTGCTGCTGGCCAACCGTCGCGCCGCCGGTTGGGCATTGTTCGGTTCCGTCGTCGGCCTCGTCTTCACCTTGTCGCAGCATGAAAACGCAGCCGCGCTTTCGGGGCTGGGCGGTTACAACTGCGTCCTGGTAGCGCTGGCCATCAGTCGACAACACCGCCAGCCATGGCTGCCGCTGCTGGGCATCCTCCTGGCGGTCATGCTCACGCCAGGTTTTACCGTCCTCGGCCTGCCTCCCCTGACGGCGCCCTTCATCCTCGCCTGCTGGCTGATCCAGGCCACAGGCCGGGCATGGCATCAGGCCAGCCTCGACAGCGCGCCTTGCGCTCCGCGGGGCAATCACCCTAGGCTTCGCTGA
- a CDS encoding REP-associated tyrosine transposase, with protein MPAYSASHRLRIGRFAEQNRIYLLTANTLKREPVFKDYALGRMVIRQFKQIQEQGLADSLAFVVMPDHFHWLIQLHQGSLGQLMCQVKSMSAKAVNEADNRSGSLWQQGYHDRALRREDNLVKLARYVVANPLRARLVKRLGEYPLWDAIWV; from the coding sequence ATGCCTGCATACTCAGCTTCACACCGTCTGCGCATCGGTCGCTTTGCGGAGCAAAACCGCATCTATTTACTGACAGCCAACACGTTGAAGCGCGAGCCGGTCTTCAAAGACTATGCCTTGGGGAGAATGGTCATCCGTCAGTTCAAGCAAATACAAGAACAAGGTCTAGCAGACTCTCTGGCCTTTGTTGTCATGCCTGATCATTTCCATTGGTTGATTCAACTGCATCAGGGGTCCTTGGGCCAATTGATGTGTCAGGTAAAATCAATGAGCGCCAAGGCAGTTAATGAGGCTGATAACAGAAGCGGAAGCCTATGGCAGCAGGGGTACCATGATCGCGCTTTGCGCAGGGAGGATAATCTAGTCAAGCTCGCTCGCTATGTTGTCGCCAACCCGCTGCGGGCGCGTCTGGTGAAGCGACTTGGGGAATATCCGTTGTGGGATGCCATCTGGGTTTGA
- the hyi gene encoding hydroxypyruvate isomerase, producing the protein MPRFAANLSMLFTEQDFLARFEAAAKAGFSGVEYLFPYDYSSAELKALLDANGLTQVLFNLPAGDWAKGERGIACLPDRVEEFRAGVDLAIAYAQVLGNTQINCLAGIRPRNCSETLVEKTFVANLKYAAEKLQAKGIKLVMEAINTRDIPGFYLNNTAQALSIREQVGSANLFLQYDIYHMQIMEGDLARTLSTHLGEINHVQLADNPGRNEPGTGEINYRFLFEHLDRIGYQGWVGCEYKPLTSTEAGLGWLKAHNAI; encoded by the coding sequence ATGCCACGCTTCGCCGCCAACCTGTCCATGCTGTTTACCGAGCAGGATTTCCTCGCCCGTTTCGAAGCGGCCGCCAAGGCCGGCTTCAGTGGTGTCGAGTATCTGTTTCCTTATGACTACAGCTCTGCCGAACTCAAGGCCTTGCTCGACGCCAACGGCCTGACCCAAGTGCTGTTCAACCTGCCGGCCGGCGACTGGGCCAAGGGCGAGCGCGGTATCGCCTGCCTGCCGGACCGGGTCGAGGAGTTCCGCGCCGGCGTCGACCTGGCAATCGCCTACGCCCAGGTACTGGGCAACACACAAATCAACTGCCTGGCCGGGATTCGCCCACGCAACTGCAGCGAAACCCTGGTGGAGAAAACCTTCGTCGCCAACCTGAAGTACGCCGCCGAAAAGCTGCAAGCCAAGGGCATCAAACTGGTGATGGAAGCCATCAACACCCGCGACATCCCCGGCTTCTACCTGAACAACACCGCCCAGGCCCTGTCGATTCGCGAGCAGGTGGGCAGCGCCAATCTGTTCCTGCAATACGACATTTATCACATGCAAATCATGGAAGGTGATCTGGCCCGCACCCTGTCGACCCACCTGGGCGAGATCAACCATGTGCAACTGGCGGACAACCCGGGGCGTAACGAGCCGGGCACCGGGGAGATCAACTATCGCTTCCTGTTCGAACACCTGGACCGCATCGGTTACCAGGGTTGGGTCGGCTGTGAATACAAACCGCTGACCAGCACCGAAGCGGGATTGGGATGGTTGAAAGCCCATAACGCAATCTGA
- a CDS encoding glycerate kinase type-2 family protein: MSVDPQQLLRELFATAIDAAHPQQVLEQYLPSDRSGRVIVIGAGKAAAAMAQVVERCWQGEVTGLVVTRYGHGAPCQKIEVVEAAHPVPDAAGLAVAGRVLDLVSNLNEEDQVIFLLSGGGSALLALPAPGITLADKQSINRALLKSGATIGEMNCVRKHLSAIKGGRLGKACWPATVYTYAISDVPGDLATVIASGPTVADPSTSAQALAILRRYNIEVPASVLDWLHSAESETVKPGDASLARSHFQLIARPQQSLDAAAVKARQAGFSPLILGDLEGESRDVAKVHAGIARQVALHGQPLAAPCVILSGGETTVTVRGDGRGGRNAEFLLSLTDSLKGHPGIYALAGDTDGIDGSEDNAGALMTPDSYRRAAELGLSASDELDNNNGYGYFAALDGLIVTEPTRTNVNDFRAILILENPKHDA; this comes from the coding sequence ATGTCGGTCGATCCGCAACAACTGCTGCGCGAGCTGTTTGCCACAGCCATCGACGCGGCCCATCCGCAGCAAGTCCTCGAACAATACCTGCCCAGCGACCGCAGCGGCCGGGTGATCGTCATCGGTGCCGGCAAGGCGGCCGCCGCCATGGCCCAAGTGGTCGAGCGCTGCTGGCAGGGCGAAGTCACTGGCCTGGTGGTGACCCGATATGGCCACGGCGCGCCCTGTCAGAAAATCGAAGTGGTGGAAGCCGCCCACCCGGTGCCCGACGCCGCCGGCCTTGCCGTGGCCGGACGGGTGCTGGATCTGGTCAGCAACCTGAATGAAGAGGACCAGGTGATTTTCCTGTTGTCCGGCGGCGGCTCGGCGCTGCTGGCCCTGCCGGCGCCGGGCATTACGCTGGCCGACAAGCAATCGATCAACAGGGCCTTGCTCAAGTCCGGCGCCACCATCGGCGAGATGAATTGCGTGCGCAAGCACCTCTCGGCCATCAAGGGCGGGCGCCTGGGCAAGGCCTGCTGGCCGGCGACCGTGTACACCTATGCCATTTCCGATGTGCCGGGTGACCTGGCCACGGTCATCGCCTCCGGTCCTACCGTGGCCGACCCGAGCACATCCGCCCAGGCCCTGGCAATTCTAAGGCGCTACAACATCGAAGTTCCGGCCTCGGTGCTCGACTGGCTGCATAGCGCGGAATCGGAAACCGTCAAACCCGGCGACGCGAGCCTGGCCCGTAGTCATTTCCAACTGATCGCCCGTCCCCAGCAGTCGCTGGATGCAGCGGCCGTGAAAGCTCGCCAGGCAGGTTTCAGCCCGTTGATCCTGGGCGACCTGGAAGGCGAGTCCCGGGACGTGGCCAAAGTCCACGCCGGCATCGCCCGGCAAGTCGCCCTGCACGGCCAACCGCTGGCGGCGCCGTGCGTGATCCTCTCCGGCGGCGAAACCACGGTGACCGTGCGGGGCGATGGCCGCGGCGGGCGCAATGCCGAATTCCTGTTGAGCCTGACCGACAGCCTCAAGGGTCATCCCGGCATTTATGCACTGGCCGGCGACACCGACGGCATCGACGGCTCCGAAGACAACGCCGGCGCCCTCATGACCCCAGACAGCTATCGCCGCGCCGCCGAGCTGGGCCTGAGTGCCAGCGATGAGCTGGACAACAATAACGGTTATGGCTACTTCGCCGCGCTGGATGGGCTGATCGTCACCGAACCGACCCGCACCAACGTCAACGACTTTCGCGCCATCCTGATTCTCGAGAACCCCAAACATGACGCCTGA
- a CDS encoding ion transporter: MDSSDNWRERLYVMVFQSDTAAGRRFDSILLLIILASLIIVMLDSIDSVHKNYAALLAGIEWGFTFIFIVEYGLRLYCSPKPLRYAFSFYGLVDLLAIVPGILALYYSDAQYLLIIRIIRMLRIFRVLKLSPYLKQANYLMAALRGSKQKIIVFLVSVSTLVTVFGTLMYVIEGPEHGFSSIPKGIYWAIVTLTTVGFGDIVPKTPLGQVVSSLVMITGYSIIAVPTGIFTAELATAMRGDQLQHDCPVCKKNSHEHGAAFCSRCGNALFKKLE, translated from the coding sequence ATGGACAGCAGCGACAACTGGCGTGAACGTCTCTACGTCATGGTTTTTCAGAGCGACACGGCGGCCGGCCGGCGCTTCGATAGCATCCTGCTGTTGATCATCCTCGCCAGCCTGATCATCGTGATGCTCGACAGCATCGACAGCGTGCACAAGAACTACGCGGCCCTGCTGGCCGGGATCGAATGGGGCTTTACCTTCATCTTCATCGTAGAGTACGGCCTGCGCCTGTACTGCTCGCCCAAACCGCTGCGCTATGCCTTCAGTTTCTACGGCCTGGTGGATCTGCTGGCGATCGTGCCCGGGATCCTGGCGCTGTACTACAGCGATGCCCAATACCTGCTGATCATTCGAATCATCCGCATGCTACGGATTTTCCGGGTGCTCAAGCTCAGCCCTTACCTCAAGCAGGCCAACTACCTGATGGCGGCGCTGCGGGGGAGCAAGCAAAAAATCATTGTGTTCCTGGTCAGCGTATCGACCCTGGTGACCGTGTTCGGCACGCTGATGTACGTCATCGAGGGCCCCGAGCATGGCTTCAGCAGCATTCCCAAGGGCATCTATTGGGCTATCGTGACACTGACCACCGTGGGCTTTGGCGATATCGTGCCCAAGACGCCACTGGGCCAGGTCGTGTCATCCTTGGTGATGATCACCGGTTATTCGATCATTGCCGTGCCCACGGGTATTTTCACGGCAGAACTGGCCACCGCGATGCGCGGTGACCAACTCCAGCACGACTGCCCGGTGTGCAAGAAAAACAGCCACGAACACGGTGCTGCGTTTTGCTCCCGTTGCGGCAACGCGCTATTCAAGAAATTGGAATAA
- a CDS encoding TetR/AcrR family transcriptional regulator, whose product MSTIRERNKALILRAASEEFADKGFAATKTSDIAAKAGLPKPNVYYYFKSKENLYREVLESIIEPILQASTPFNADGVPGEVLSHYIRSKIRISRDLPFASKVFASEIMHGAPHLSPDLVEQLNAQARHNIDCIQTWIDRGQIAPIDPNHLMFSIWAATQTYADFDWQITAVTGKAKLDEADYEAAAQTIIRLVLKGCEPD is encoded by the coding sequence ATGAGCACTATCCGCGAGCGCAACAAAGCATTGATCCTGCGTGCCGCCAGCGAGGAATTTGCCGACAAGGGCTTCGCCGCGACCAAGACCAGCGACATCGCGGCCAAGGCCGGCCTGCCCAAGCCCAACGTCTATTACTACTTCAAGTCCAAGGAAAACCTCTACCGCGAGGTCTTGGAAAGCATCATCGAGCCGATCCTCCAGGCCTCGACCCCCTTCAACGCCGACGGCGTACCGGGCGAGGTGTTGAGCCACTACATTCGTTCCAAGATCCGCATTTCCCGCGACCTGCCCTTCGCCTCGAAAGTCTTCGCCAGTGAAATCATGCACGGCGCCCCTCACCTGAGCCCCGATCTGGTAGAGCAACTCAACGCCCAGGCCCGGCACAACATCGACTGCATCCAGACCTGGATCGACCGCGGCCAAATCGCCCCCATCGACCCCAACCACTTGATGTTCAGCATCTGGGCCGCCACTCAGACCTATGCCGATTTCGACTGGCAAATCACCGCAGTCACCGGCAAGGCGAAGCTGGATGAAGCCGACTATGAAGCGGCGGCACAGACGATTATTCGGTTGGTGCTGAAGGGGTGTGAGCCGGATTGA
- the pyk gene encoding pyruvate kinase: MTPDKKVKILATLGPATRGIDDIRELVQAGVNIFRLNFSHGEHADHAQRYRWIREVEQQLNYPLGILMDLQGPKLRVGRFVDGKVLLQRGQALRLDLDPTPGDQRRVNLPHPEIIAALRPGMDLLLDDGKLRLRVTAKHGDAIDTEVLNGGELSDRKGVNVPQALLDLSPLTDKDRRDLSFGLELGVDWVALSFVQRPEDIREARALIGDKAFLMAKIEKPSAVTQLREIAELSDAIMVARGDLGVEVPAESVPQIQKNIIGTCRALGKPVVVATQMLESMRFSPAPTRAEVTDVANAVAEGADAVMLSAETASGDYPLEAVQMMSKIIRQVENGPDYQAQLDVSRPKAEATVSDAISCAIRRISSILPVAVLVNYSESGSSSLRAARERPTVPILNLTPNLQAARRLTVAWGVHSVVNDRLRQVDEVCSTALEIAQAQGIAQRGDTLLITAGVPFGQPGSTNSLRIETLI, from the coding sequence ATGACGCCTGATAAAAAGGTCAAGATCCTCGCGACCCTCGGCCCTGCGACCCGCGGTATCGATGACATCCGCGAACTGGTCCAGGCCGGTGTGAACATCTTTCGCCTGAACTTCAGCCACGGCGAACATGCCGACCACGCCCAGCGCTACCGCTGGATCCGTGAGGTCGAGCAGCAGCTCAACTATCCGCTGGGCATTCTGATGGATCTGCAAGGGCCGAAATTGCGGGTCGGCCGGTTCGTCGACGGCAAGGTGCTGCTGCAACGCGGCCAAGCCCTGCGCCTGGACCTTGACCCAACGCCCGGTGACCAACGTCGGGTCAACCTGCCCCACCCGGAAATCATCGCGGCCCTGCGGCCCGGCATGGACCTGCTATTGGACGACGGCAAGCTGCGCCTGCGCGTGACCGCCAAACACGGTGACGCCATCGACACCGAAGTCCTCAATGGCGGCGAACTGTCTGATCGCAAAGGCGTGAACGTACCCCAGGCGCTGCTGGACTTGAGCCCGTTGACCGACAAGGACCGTCGCGACTTGAGCTTCGGCCTCGAACTGGGCGTGGATTGGGTGGCACTGTCGTTCGTGCAACGCCCCGAGGACATCCGCGAAGCCCGCGCGCTGATCGGCGACAAGGCGTTCCTGATGGCGAAAATCGAAAAACCGTCGGCCGTGACGCAACTGCGGGAAATCGCCGAGTTGAGCGACGCGATCATGGTCGCTCGCGGTGACCTGGGGGTCGAAGTGCCGGCCGAAAGTGTGCCGCAGATCCAGAAGAACATCATTGGTACCTGCCGTGCCCTCGGCAAGCCTGTGGTGGTCGCGACCCAGATGCTGGAATCGATGCGCTTCTCCCCGGCGCCGACCCGCGCTGAAGTCACCGACGTGGCCAACGCCGTGGCCGAAGGGGCCGACGCGGTGATGCTCTCGGCGGAAACGGCGTCCGGCGATTACCCCCTTGAAGCCGTGCAGATGATGAGCAAGATCATTCGCCAGGTGGAAAATGGTCCTGACTATCAGGCGCAATTGGATGTCAGCAGGCCGAAAGCCGAGGCCACGGTCTCGGATGCCATCAGCTGCGCGATCCGTCGGATCAGCAGCATCTTGCCGGTGGCGGTGCTGGTGAACTACAGCGAATCGGGCAGTTCCAGCCTGCGTGCGGCGCGGGAACGGCCGACCGTGCCGATCCTCAACCTCACCCCAAACCTGCAGGCCGCCCGCCGCCTGACGGTGGCCTGGGGCGTGCACTCGGTGGTCAACGATCGGCTGCGGCAGGTGGATGAGGTGTGTTCCACCGCGTTGGAAATCGCCCAGGCCCAAGGCATAGCCCAGCGTGGTGACACGCTGCTGATCACCGCCGGCGTGCCGTTCGGTCAGCCGGGGTCGACGAATTCGTTGCGTATCGAGACGTTGATCTAA
- a CDS encoding GlcG/HbpS family heme-binding protein: MSALTLKIANDLAGQALATGREIAAAPLTVAILDGGGHLITLQREDGASLLRPHIAIGKAWGAIALGKGSRLLAQDAQQRPAFIAALNSLGQGSVIPAPGGVLIRDQEGYVVGAIGISGDTSDVDEQVAVQAVEILGLRADAGVSA, encoded by the coding sequence ATGAGCGCTCTAACCTTGAAAATTGCCAACGACTTGGCAGGACAAGCCCTGGCCACGGGCCGTGAAATCGCCGCCGCACCGTTGACGGTCGCGATCCTCGACGGCGGCGGACACCTGATCACCTTGCAGCGCGAGGACGGCGCCAGCCTGCTTCGCCCACACATCGCCATCGGCAAGGCCTGGGGGGCCATCGCCCTGGGCAAAGGTTCGCGCCTGCTCGCCCAGGACGCCCAGCAACGCCCAGCGTTCATCGCGGCGCTGAACAGCCTGGGGCAGGGCAGCGTCATACCGGCGCCGGGTGGGGTGTTGATCAGGGATCAGGAAGGCTATGTGGTAGGAGCGATCGGCATCAGTGGAGACACTTCGGACGTCGATGAGCAGGTGGCGGTTCAGGCGGTCGAGATATTGGGGTTGCGGGCGGATGCGGGGGTCAGTGCTTGA
- a CDS encoding 2-hydroxy-3-oxopropionate reductase → MAKIGFIGTGIMGHPMALNLQKAGHSLFLSQHHDAAPADLLAGGAVALANPKEVAQEAEFIIVMVPDTPQVDDVLFRADGVASGVGAGKVVIDMSSISPTATKAFAAKINEKGAQYLDAPVSGGEVGAKAATLSIMVGGDSAAFERALPLFQAMGKNITLVGGNGDGQTAKVANQIIVALNIQAVAEALLFASKNGADPAKVREALMGGFASSKILEVHGERMIKGTFDPGFRISLHQKDLNLALQGARELNINLPNTANAQQVFSTCAAIGGSQWDHSALIKGLEHMANFSIRDN, encoded by the coding sequence ATGGCTAAAATCGGATTCATCGGCACCGGCATCATGGGCCACCCCATGGCACTGAACCTGCAAAAGGCCGGCCACAGCCTGTTCCTGTCCCAGCATCACGACGCGGCCCCGGCCGACCTGCTGGCCGGCGGCGCGGTGGCGCTGGCCAACCCGAAGGAAGTTGCCCAGGAAGCCGAGTTCATCATCGTCATGGTGCCGGACACTCCGCAGGTCGATGACGTGCTGTTCCGCGCCGATGGCGTGGCGTCCGGCGTGGGCGCGGGCAAGGTGGTGATCGACATGAGTTCGATCTCGCCCACCGCCACCAAGGCGTTCGCGGCGAAGATCAACGAAAAAGGCGCGCAGTACCTCGATGCCCCGGTGTCCGGCGGTGAAGTCGGCGCCAAGGCCGCAACGTTGAGCATCATGGTCGGCGGCGACAGCGCCGCCTTCGAGCGCGCCCTGCCGCTGTTCCAGGCCATGGGCAAGAACATCACCCTGGTCGGTGGCAACGGCGACGGCCAGACCGCCAAGGTTGCCAACCAGATCATCGTCGCGCTGAACATCCAGGCCGTGGCCGAAGCGCTGCTGTTCGCCTCGAAGAACGGCGCCGATCCGGCCAAGGTCCGCGAGGCCCTGATGGGCGGCTTCGCTTCGTCGAAGATCCTGGAAGTGCATGGCGAACGCATGATCAAGGGCACTTTCGACCCGGGCTTCCGTATCAGCCTGCACCAGAAGGACTTGAACCTGGCCCTGCAAGGCGCCCGGGAACTGAACATCAACCTGCCCAACACTGCCAACGCCCAGCAAGTGTTCAGCACTTGCGCGGCCATCGGTGGCAGCCAATGGGACCATTCGGCGCTGATCAAGGGGCTGGAGCATATGGCGAATTTTTCGATTCGCGATAACTGA